From Cucumis melo cultivar AY chromosome 1, USDA_Cmelo_AY_1.0, whole genome shotgun sequence, a single genomic window includes:
- the LOC103500676 gene encoding uncharacterized protein LOC103500676 isoform X1 codes for MSFSFVFSQLLLSFTLVLCVSSLCIHASVHHYSSEKFINKGNAFVVHGGSEGIRSSLVDRNDGDVDSSSNRESYIRFEKITFRRPEEFSNFSSGPLHAIVFEVEDREMVGGSAYGGQRAICCTVDLAKLGVCSEGDVIYRPSSKNSGWPQVYGVSFNTDEQVATLETKSIHITKTGMYNLYFIHCDPKLQNVVVEGKTIWKNPSGYLPGRMAPLMKFYLYMSFAYVLLGIFWFSQYARFWKEVFPLQNCITVVITLGMFEMAMWYFEYAEFNQTGIRPTGITMWAVTFGVVKRTIARLILLMVSMGYGVVRPTLGGLTSKVLMLGLTFFLASEVLELVENVGAVSDLSGKARLFLVLPVAILDAFFILWIFTSLSATLSKLQARRLSSKLDIYRKFTNALAVTVIVSVGWMCYELYFKSNDIYNEQWQNAWIIPAFWQVLSFSLLCVICALWAPSQNSMRYAYSEDAHEDFDKDDTNLTLIRPSPISSPSKDVRSVPDIKPLRGSDNPAGDLEEDKTE; via the exons atgtctttttcttttgtttttagtCAGTTACTGCTTTCCTTCACTCTAGTACTATgtgtttcttccctttgcattCACGCCTCAGTTCATCACTATTCTTCTGAGAAATTCATTAACAAAGGCAATGCGTTTGTCGTTCATGGGGGTAGCGAGGGAATTCGCTCCTCCTTAGTTGACCGTAATGATGGCGATGTGGATTCTTCTTCCAATCGCGAATCCTATATTCG CTTCGAAAAAATTACATTTCGGAGACCCGAGGAGTTTTCAAACTTCAGCTCGGGACCATTGCATGCGATTGTTTTTGAGGTGGAAGATAGAGAGATGGTTGGAGGGTCGGCCTATGGTGGCCAAAGGGCAATTTGCTGTACCGTAGATCTTGCTAAACTAGGTGTTTGTTCAGAAGGAGATGTTATTTACCGGCCGTCCTCGAAGAATTCTGGTTGGCCTCAAGTTTATGGAGTGTCCTTCAACACAGATGAGCAAGTTGCAACCCTGGAGACAAAATCAATTCATATTACTAAAACAGGGATGTACAATTTGTATTTCATCCATTGTGATCCAAAGCTACAGAATGTGGTTGTGGAAGGGAAAACTATATGGAAAAACCCTTCTGGATACTTACCAGGCAGAATGGCGCCTCTAATGAAGTTTTATTTGTATATGTCTTTTGCTTATGTGTTGCTTGGAATCTTTTGGTTCTCACAGTATGCAAGATTCTGGAAAGAAGTTTTTCCATTGCAGAACTGCATTACGGTTGTTATTACATTGGGGATGTTTGAGATGGCTATGTGGTATTTTGAGTATGCTGAATTCAACCAGACTGGGATAAGACCAACAGGGATTACTATGTGGGCTGTCACCTTTGGAGTTGTTAAACGTACAATTGCACGTCTGATCCTTTTGATGGTTTCAATGGGTTATGGTGTTGTTAGACCTACTCTAGGTGGACTGACGTCAAAGGTTCTCATGCTTGGATTAACCTTCTTTCTGGCATCTGAAGTTCTGGAATTGGTTGAGAATGTGGGTGCTGTAAGTGATCTTTCAGGAAAAGCAAGACTTTTCTTGGTACTACCTGTGGCAATCTTGGATGCTTTCTTCATTCTTTGGATATTTACCTCCCTCTCCGCAACTTTAAGCAAGCTTCAG GCTAGAAGATTGTCATCTAAATTGGACATTTACAGAAAATTCACAAATGCATTGGCGGTAACTGTTATTGTTTCTGTGGGTTGGATGTGCTATGAG CTTTATTTCAAATCAAATGACATTTACAATGAGCAGTGGCAAAATGCATGGATCATCCCTGCCTTCTGGCAAGTCTTATCATTTTCTCTATTGTGTGTCATTTGTGCTCTCTGGGCCCCCTCTCAAAATTCAATGCG GTATGCATACTCCGAAGATGCACACGAAGACTTCGACAAGGATGATACAAATTTAACACTCATAAGACCATCTCCTATTTCCTCGCCTTCAAAGGACGTTCGGAGCGTACCAGACATTAAACCACTGCGTGGAAGCGACAATCCAGCtggtgatttagaagaagatAAAACAGAATAA
- the LOC103500676 gene encoding uncharacterized membrane protein YHL071W isoform X2, whose protein sequence is MSFSFVFSQLLLSFTLVLCVSSLCIHASVHHYSSEKFINKGNAFVVHGGSEGIRSSLVDRNDGDVDSSSNRESYIRFEKITFRRPEEFSNFSSGPLHAIVFEVEDREMVGGSAYGGQRAICCTVDLAKLGVCSEGDVIYRPSSKNSGWPQVYGVSFNTDEQVATLETKSIHITKTGMYNLYFIHCDPKLQNVVVEGKTIWKNPSGYLPGRMAPLMKFYLYMSFAYVLLGIFWFSQYARFWKEVFPLQNCITVVITLGMFEMAMWYFEYAEFNQTGIRPTGITMWAVTFGVVKRTIARLILLMVSMGYGVVRPTLGGLTSKVLMLGLTFFLASEVLELVENVGAVSDLSGKARLFLVLPVAILDAFFILWIFTSLSATLSKLQARRLSSKLDIYRKFTNALAVTVIVSVGWMCYELYFKSNDIYNEQWQNAWIIPAFWYAYSEDAHEDFDKDDTNLTLIRPSPISSPSKDVRSVPDIKPLRGSDNPAGDLEEDKTE, encoded by the exons atgtctttttcttttgtttttagtCAGTTACTGCTTTCCTTCACTCTAGTACTATgtgtttcttccctttgcattCACGCCTCAGTTCATCACTATTCTTCTGAGAAATTCATTAACAAAGGCAATGCGTTTGTCGTTCATGGGGGTAGCGAGGGAATTCGCTCCTCCTTAGTTGACCGTAATGATGGCGATGTGGATTCTTCTTCCAATCGCGAATCCTATATTCG CTTCGAAAAAATTACATTTCGGAGACCCGAGGAGTTTTCAAACTTCAGCTCGGGACCATTGCATGCGATTGTTTTTGAGGTGGAAGATAGAGAGATGGTTGGAGGGTCGGCCTATGGTGGCCAAAGGGCAATTTGCTGTACCGTAGATCTTGCTAAACTAGGTGTTTGTTCAGAAGGAGATGTTATTTACCGGCCGTCCTCGAAGAATTCTGGTTGGCCTCAAGTTTATGGAGTGTCCTTCAACACAGATGAGCAAGTTGCAACCCTGGAGACAAAATCAATTCATATTACTAAAACAGGGATGTACAATTTGTATTTCATCCATTGTGATCCAAAGCTACAGAATGTGGTTGTGGAAGGGAAAACTATATGGAAAAACCCTTCTGGATACTTACCAGGCAGAATGGCGCCTCTAATGAAGTTTTATTTGTATATGTCTTTTGCTTATGTGTTGCTTGGAATCTTTTGGTTCTCACAGTATGCAAGATTCTGGAAAGAAGTTTTTCCATTGCAGAACTGCATTACGGTTGTTATTACATTGGGGATGTTTGAGATGGCTATGTGGTATTTTGAGTATGCTGAATTCAACCAGACTGGGATAAGACCAACAGGGATTACTATGTGGGCTGTCACCTTTGGAGTTGTTAAACGTACAATTGCACGTCTGATCCTTTTGATGGTTTCAATGGGTTATGGTGTTGTTAGACCTACTCTAGGTGGACTGACGTCAAAGGTTCTCATGCTTGGATTAACCTTCTTTCTGGCATCTGAAGTTCTGGAATTGGTTGAGAATGTGGGTGCTGTAAGTGATCTTTCAGGAAAAGCAAGACTTTTCTTGGTACTACCTGTGGCAATCTTGGATGCTTTCTTCATTCTTTGGATATTTACCTCCCTCTCCGCAACTTTAAGCAAGCTTCAG GCTAGAAGATTGTCATCTAAATTGGACATTTACAGAAAATTCACAAATGCATTGGCGGTAACTGTTATTGTTTCTGTGGGTTGGATGTGCTATGAG CTTTATTTCAAATCAAATGACATTTACAATGAGCAGTGGCAAAATGCATGGATCATCCCTGCCTTCTG GTATGCATACTCCGAAGATGCACACGAAGACTTCGACAAGGATGATACAAATTTAACACTCATAAGACCATCTCCTATTTCCTCGCCTTCAAAGGACGTTCGGAGCGTACCAGACATTAAACCACTGCGTGGAAGCGACAATCCAGCtggtgatttagaagaagatAAAACAGAATAA
- the LOC103500676 gene encoding uncharacterized protein LOC103500676 isoform X3: MMAMWILLPIANPIFVYCQTSFEKITFRRPEEFSNFSSGPLHAIVFEVEDREMVGGSAYGGQRAICCTVDLAKLGVCSEGDVIYRPSSKNSGWPQVYGVSFNTDEQVATLETKSIHITKTGMYNLYFIHCDPKLQNVVVEGKTIWKNPSGYLPGRMAPLMKFYLYMSFAYVLLGIFWFSQYARFWKEVFPLQNCITVVITLGMFEMAMWYFEYAEFNQTGIRPTGITMWAVTFGVVKRTIARLILLMVSMGYGVVRPTLGGLTSKVLMLGLTFFLASEVLELVENVGAVSDLSGKARLFLVLPVAILDAFFILWIFTSLSATLSKLQARRLSSKLDIYRKFTNALAVTVIVSVGWMCYELYFKSNDIYNEQWQNAWIIPAFWQVLSFSLLCVICALWAPSQNSMRYAYSEDAHEDFDKDDTNLTLIRPSPISSPSKDVRSVPDIKPLRGSDNPAGDLEEDKTE; this comes from the exons ATGATGGCGATGTGGATTCTTCTTCCAATCGCGAATCCTATATTCG TGTACTGTCAAACCAGCTTCGAAAAAATTACATTTCGGAGACCCGAGGAGTTTTCAAACTTCAGCTCGGGACCATTGCATGCGATTGTTTTTGAGGTGGAAGATAGAGAGATGGTTGGAGGGTCGGCCTATGGTGGCCAAAGGGCAATTTGCTGTACCGTAGATCTTGCTAAACTAGGTGTTTGTTCAGAAGGAGATGTTATTTACCGGCCGTCCTCGAAGAATTCTGGTTGGCCTCAAGTTTATGGAGTGTCCTTCAACACAGATGAGCAAGTTGCAACCCTGGAGACAAAATCAATTCATATTACTAAAACAGGGATGTACAATTTGTATTTCATCCATTGTGATCCAAAGCTACAGAATGTGGTTGTGGAAGGGAAAACTATATGGAAAAACCCTTCTGGATACTTACCAGGCAGAATGGCGCCTCTAATGAAGTTTTATTTGTATATGTCTTTTGCTTATGTGTTGCTTGGAATCTTTTGGTTCTCACAGTATGCAAGATTCTGGAAAGAAGTTTTTCCATTGCAGAACTGCATTACGGTTGTTATTACATTGGGGATGTTTGAGATGGCTATGTGGTATTTTGAGTATGCTGAATTCAACCAGACTGGGATAAGACCAACAGGGATTACTATGTGGGCTGTCACCTTTGGAGTTGTTAAACGTACAATTGCACGTCTGATCCTTTTGATGGTTTCAATGGGTTATGGTGTTGTTAGACCTACTCTAGGTGGACTGACGTCAAAGGTTCTCATGCTTGGATTAACCTTCTTTCTGGCATCTGAAGTTCTGGAATTGGTTGAGAATGTGGGTGCTGTAAGTGATCTTTCAGGAAAAGCAAGACTTTTCTTGGTACTACCTGTGGCAATCTTGGATGCTTTCTTCATTCTTTGGATATTTACCTCCCTCTCCGCAACTTTAAGCAAGCTTCAG GCTAGAAGATTGTCATCTAAATTGGACATTTACAGAAAATTCACAAATGCATTGGCGGTAACTGTTATTGTTTCTGTGGGTTGGATGTGCTATGAG CTTTATTTCAAATCAAATGACATTTACAATGAGCAGTGGCAAAATGCATGGATCATCCCTGCCTTCTGGCAAGTCTTATCATTTTCTCTATTGTGTGTCATTTGTGCTCTCTGGGCCCCCTCTCAAAATTCAATGCG GTATGCATACTCCGAAGATGCACACGAAGACTTCGACAAGGATGATACAAATTTAACACTCATAAGACCATCTCCTATTTCCTCGCCTTCAAAGGACGTTCGGAGCGTACCAGACATTAAACCACTGCGTGGAAGCGACAATCCAGCtggtgatttagaagaagatAAAACAGAATAA
- the LOC103500677 gene encoding sm-like protein LSM1B has protein sequence MSWASAEDIYLSTSLANYLDKKVLVLLRDGRKLLGILRSFDQFANAVLEGSCERVIVGDLYSDIPLGLYVIRGENVVLLGELDLEKEELPPHMTHVSAVEIKRAQKAEREATDLKGTIRKRLEFLDLD, from the exons ATGTCTTGGGCAAGCGCGGAAGATATCTACCTTTCAACTTCTCTTGCCAATTACCTTGACA AGAAGGTTCTTGTACTACTTCGAGATGGGCGGAAGCTATTAGGGATACTCCGTTCATTTGATCAATTTG CTAATGCTGTTCTTGAAGGGTCATGTGAAAGGGTGATCGTTGGTGACCTTTACAGCGATATTCCTTTAGGTCTCTATGTAATTCGAGGGGAAAACGTTGTTTTACTTGGCGAGCTG GATTTGGAGAAGGAGGAGCTCCCTCCACACATGACTCATGTCTCTGCTGTGGAGATTAAAAGG GCTCAAAAAGCAGAGAGAGAAGCTACAGATCTTAAAGGCACAATTAGGAAAAGATTGGAATTCCTTGATCTGGATTGA
- the LOC103500678 gene encoding protein DEEPER ROOTING 1 gives MKFFSWMQTKLNGKQEKKIPDTISTSHHKKQESREEFSDWPHGLLAIGTFGNNEIKDDSERRDIEEENPSSSEEIVDFSPEEVGKLQKELTKLLSRKPNAEKQVADLPLDRFLNCPSSLEVDRRISNPLSSDSDDKDEDIERTISLIIGKCKDICADSKKKAIGKKSISFLLKKLFVCRTGFTPMPPPSLRETLQESRMEKLLRTILQKKISPQNASRSSSLKRYIEEKQSAKNRNDEEEDQKKHAKDGSKWVKTDSEYIVLEI, from the exons ATGAAG TTCTTCAGCTGGATGCAGACTAAACTAAATGGCAAACAAGAGAAGAAAATCCCAGATACTATCTCTACTTCTC ACCATAAAAAACAAGAGTCTCGTGAAGAGTTTAGCGATTGGCCTCATGGGTTGCTTGCAATTGGAACATTTGGCAACAATGAGATTAAAGATGATTCTGAGAGACGAGATATAGAAGAGGAGAATCCATCTTCTTCAGAAGAGATAGTAGATTTCTCTCCTGAAGAAGTTGGTAAACTACAGAAAGAGTTGACAAAGCTTTTATCTCGAAAACCGAATGCCGAAAAACAGGTTGCTGATCTTCCATTGGATAGATTTCTCAACTGTCCCTCAAGCTTGGAGGTTGACAGGAGAATCAGCAATCCACTTTCTAGTGATTCAGATGATAAAGATGAAGATATTGAAAGGACCATTAGTCTTATCATTGGTAAATGCAAGGACATTTGCGCCGATAGTAAAAAGAAAGCGATCGGAAAGAAATCGATCTCCTTTCTCCTCAAAAAATTGTTTGTTTGTAGAACTGGCTTCACTCCTATGCCACCACCAAGCTTGAGAGAAACTCTACAAGAATCCAGAATGGAAAAG CTTTTAAGAacaattcttcaaaagaaaatCTCCCCACAAAACGCCTCTAGATCTTCATCATTGAAGCGGTACATAGAGGAAAAACAATCAGCAAAAAACAgaaatgatgaagaagaagaccAGAAAAAACATGCCAAAGATGGATCCAAATGGGTCAAGACTGATTCTGAGT ATATTGTTCTTGAGATATAA
- the LOC103500680 gene encoding probable nucleoside diphosphate kinase 5 isoform X4, producing MTIRLILLRSRFCFCFFFVAVAFSGVFASNGGMKMEKTLAMIKPDGLRGNYTERIKGAIVESGFRILEERIVELDEDRASRFYAEHSSRSFFPNLVKYMTSGPVCIMVLEKQNAIADWRALIGPTDSVKAKATHPNSIRAMCGLDSEKNCVHGSDSLLSAQREISFFFEEETVQQL from the exons ATGACGATTCGTTTGATTTTGCTCCGTTCGCGGTTTTGcttttgtttcttctttgtCGCTGTTGCATTTTCTGGCGT GTTTGCAAGTAATGGAGGTATGAAAATGGAGAAAACTTTGGCTATGATTAAGCCAGATGGATTGCGTGGTAACTACACCGAAAGAATTAAAGGGGCCATTGTGGAGTCGGGGTTCAGGATTTTGGAGGAAAGAATAGTTGAATTGGATGAAGATAGAGCAAGTCGTTTTTATGCTGAACATTCGTCTAGAAGCTTTTTTCCTAACCTGGTCAAATACATGACAAG TGGCCCAGTATGCATAATGGTTTTGGAGAAACAAAATGCAATCGCGGATTGGCGTGCTCTGATTGGGCCAACAGATTCAGTGAAGGCTAAGGCTACGCATCCTAATAG CATTAGGGCAATGTGTGGGTTGGACTCAGAGAAAAATTGTGTTCACGGTTCGGATTCTCTTCTATCAGCTCAAAGAGAAATCTCATTTTTCTTTGAAGAAGAAACTG tacaacagtTGTGA
- the LOC103500680 gene encoding probable nucleoside diphosphate kinase 5 isoform X2, which translates to MTIRLILLRSRFCFCFFFVAVAFSGVFASNGGMKMEKTLAMIKPDGLRGNYTERIKGAIVESGFRILEERIVELDEDRASRFYAEHSSRSFFPNLVKYMTSGPVCIMVLEKQNAIADWRALIGPTDSVKAKATHPNSIRAMCGLDSEKNCVHGSDSLLSAQREISFFFEEETGEMVGNHDEL; encoded by the exons ATGACGATTCGTTTGATTTTGCTCCGTTCGCGGTTTTGcttttgtttcttctttgtCGCTGTTGCATTTTCTGGCGT GTTTGCAAGTAATGGAGGTATGAAAATGGAGAAAACTTTGGCTATGATTAAGCCAGATGGATTGCGTGGTAACTACACCGAAAGAATTAAAGGGGCCATTGTGGAGTCGGGGTTCAGGATTTTGGAGGAAAGAATAGTTGAATTGGATGAAGATAGAGCAAGTCGTTTTTATGCTGAACATTCGTCTAGAAGCTTTTTTCCTAACCTGGTCAAATACATGACAAG TGGCCCAGTATGCATAATGGTTTTGGAGAAACAAAATGCAATCGCGGATTGGCGTGCTCTGATTGGGCCAACAGATTCAGTGAAGGCTAAGGCTACGCATCCTAATAG CATTAGGGCAATGTGTGGGTTGGACTCAGAGAAAAATTGTGTTCACGGTTCGGATTCTCTTCTATCAGCTCAAAGAGAAATCTCATTTTTCTTTGAAGAAGAAACTG GTGAAATGGTTGGAAACCATGATGAATTATAA
- the LOC103500680 gene encoding probable nucleoside diphosphate kinase 5 isoform X3 — protein MTIRLILLRSRFCFCFFFVAVAFSGVFASNGGMKMEKTLAMIKPDGLRGNYTERIKGAIVESGFRILEERIVELDEDRASRFYAEHSSRSFFPNLVKYMTSGPVCIMVLEKQNAIADWRALIGPTDSVKAKATHPNSIRAMCGLDSEKNCVHGSDSLLSAQREISFFFEEETESGVVNSV, from the exons ATGACGATTCGTTTGATTTTGCTCCGTTCGCGGTTTTGcttttgtttcttctttgtCGCTGTTGCATTTTCTGGCGT GTTTGCAAGTAATGGAGGTATGAAAATGGAGAAAACTTTGGCTATGATTAAGCCAGATGGATTGCGTGGTAACTACACCGAAAGAATTAAAGGGGCCATTGTGGAGTCGGGGTTCAGGATTTTGGAGGAAAGAATAGTTGAATTGGATGAAGATAGAGCAAGTCGTTTTTATGCTGAACATTCGTCTAGAAGCTTTTTTCCTAACCTGGTCAAATACATGACAAG TGGCCCAGTATGCATAATGGTTTTGGAGAAACAAAATGCAATCGCGGATTGGCGTGCTCTGATTGGGCCAACAGATTCAGTGAAGGCTAAGGCTACGCATCCTAATAG CATTAGGGCAATGTGTGGGTTGGACTCAGAGAAAAATTGTGTTCACGGTTCGGATTCTCTTCTATCAGCTCAAAGAGAAATCTCATTTTTCTTTGAAGAAGAAACTG AATCAGGAGTTGTAAATTCTGTATAG
- the LOC103500680 gene encoding probable nucleoside diphosphate kinase 5 isoform X1: MTIRLILLRSRFCFCFFFVAVAFSGVFASNGGMKMEKTLAMIKPDGLRGNYTERIKGAIVESGFRILEERIVELDEDRASRFYAEHSSRSFFPNLVKYMTSGPVCIMVLEKQNAIADWRALIGPTDSVKAKATHPNSIRAMCGLDSEKNCVHGSDSLLSAQREISFFFEEETGNIYSLSIYNAYFYLFVHDLLSFSISAIFFTVTFIVFTPFCFLYEKTYSYSSISQSYK; this comes from the exons ATGACGATTCGTTTGATTTTGCTCCGTTCGCGGTTTTGcttttgtttcttctttgtCGCTGTTGCATTTTCTGGCGT GTTTGCAAGTAATGGAGGTATGAAAATGGAGAAAACTTTGGCTATGATTAAGCCAGATGGATTGCGTGGTAACTACACCGAAAGAATTAAAGGGGCCATTGTGGAGTCGGGGTTCAGGATTTTGGAGGAAAGAATAGTTGAATTGGATGAAGATAGAGCAAGTCGTTTTTATGCTGAACATTCGTCTAGAAGCTTTTTTCCTAACCTGGTCAAATACATGACAAG TGGCCCAGTATGCATAATGGTTTTGGAGAAACAAAATGCAATCGCGGATTGGCGTGCTCTGATTGGGCCAACAGATTCAGTGAAGGCTAAGGCTACGCATCCTAATAG CATTAGGGCAATGTGTGGGTTGGACTCAGAGAAAAATTGTGTTCACGGTTCGGATTCTCTTCTATCAGCTCAAAGAGAAATCTCATTTTTCTTTGAAGAAGAAACTGGTAATATCTATTCCCTCTCTATATATAATGCATACTTCTATTTGTTTGTGCACGATCTACTTTCGTTTTCTATTAGTGCAATATTTTTTACTGTCACCTTTATAGTGTTCACACCATTTTGTTTTCTATATGAGAAAACCTACAGCTATTCGTCAATATCACAATCTTATAAATGA